One bacterium genomic region harbors:
- a CDS encoding ferritin, whose translation MLSKEMCTLLNKQIETEGQASQVYLAMASWAEVQGFSGVASFLYHHSEEERMHMLKLIHYINERGGHALVPNLKAVPTTFESVNQVFSSVLEHEVKVSNEINAVVDHCLKEKDYATHNFMQWYVTEQLEEEHLARTLLDKLNLIGTDKGGFYLFDRDLETLSKGETK comes from the coding sequence ATGCTTTCAAAAGAAATGTGTACTCTATTAAACAAACAAATTGAGACCGAGGGGCAAGCTTCTCAAGTCTATTTAGCGATGGCTTCGTGGGCCGAGGTTCAGGGTTTTAGTGGTGTTGCCTCTTTCTTGTATCATCATTCCGAGGAAGAACGCATGCACATGTTAAAGCTGATTCATTATATCAACGAGCGTGGTGGGCATGCCCTCGTCCCAAACCTCAAAGCGGTGCCCACAACGTTTGAATCGGTCAATCAAGTTTTTAGTAGTGTCTTAGAGCACGAAGTAAAAGTATCGAATGAAATCAACGCCGTCGTCGATCACTGCTTAAAAGAGAAAGACTATGCAACGCATAACTTCATGCAGTGGTATGTAACAGAGCAGCTAGAAGAGGAGCACTTGGCTCGGACATTACTTGATAAGCTCAATTTGATCGGGACTGACAAGGGTGGTTTTTATCTATTTGACCGAGATTTAGAAACACTCTCCAAGGGCGAGACAAAGTAA
- the minD gene encoding septum site-determining protein MinD, producing the protein MTGKAIVITSGKGGVGKTTTTANLGAALALKGKRVLVIDADIGLRNLDVIMGLENRIVFNLVDVAKGVCKAQQAVIKSKKSNNLYLLPASQTDDKDVISEKDMAQVVASLKQEFHYILIDSPAGIENGFKNACAGADEAIVVTTPEVAAIRDADRVIGLLAARGLETSLIINRVDRDMVRRGDMLSPQDVVDILGVEQIGLVFRDNDIVVSANTGDPVVYNPRSAAGQSFTRVAERLTGAQIPPEELDLGVSLFAKLTKKLRAA; encoded by the coding sequence ATGACAGGTAAAGCAATTGTAATTACATCGGGGAAAGGTGGAGTCGGTAAAACTACCACTACCGCTAATCTTGGCGCAGCACTGGCCCTCAAAGGTAAACGCGTGCTCGTCATTGACGCTGATATCGGACTTAGAAACCTCGACGTGATCATGGGACTTGAAAATCGCATTGTTTTCAATCTCGTCGATGTTGCTAAAGGTGTCTGCAAGGCTCAACAAGCTGTAATCAAATCTAAAAAATCAAACAATCTTTATTTGCTTCCCGCCTCGCAAACCGACGATAAAGACGTGATCTCCGAAAAAGATATGGCGCAAGTCGTCGCTAGCTTAAAACAAGAATTTCACTACATCTTAATTGACTCACCAGCTGGCATCGAAAACGGTTTTAAAAATGCCTGCGCTGGCGCCGATGAAGCGATCGTCGTAACTACGCCCGAAGTTGCTGCCATCCGCGACGCTGACCGCGTAATCGGACTTCTTGCAGCCCGCGGCTTAGAAACTTCATTAATCATTAATCGTGTCGACCGCGATATGGTCCGCCGCGGTGATATGCTTAGCCCACAAGACGTCGTCGATATCCTGGGAGTAGAACAAATCGGCCTAGTCTTCCGCGATAACGACATCGTCGTCTCCGCCAATACCGGAGACCCTGTGGTCTATAACCCACGCTCAGCAGCCGGACAGTCCTTCACTCGCGTCGCTGAACGTCTCACCGGCGCTCAAATCCCACCCGAAGAACTCGACCTCGGCGTCAGCCTTTTTGCTAAATTAACTAAAAAATTACGAGCAGCATAA
- the minE gene encoding cell division topological specificity factor MinE, with the protein MFNRLAEMFFSKANSNSKTTAKNRLQMVLVQDRSGLSPQDMDFFKKDLLDVISKYFVLERKNVEIEWQRENNSTALLINTPVICKPRQVQKVA; encoded by the coding sequence ATGTTTAACAGACTTGCCGAAATGTTTTTCTCAAAAGCGAATAGCAATAGCAAAACTACCGCAAAAAACCGCTTGCAAATGGTTCTCGTTCAAGATCGCAGCGGCCTGAGCCCACAAGACATGGACTTCTTCAAAAAAGACCTACTCGACGTAATCTCTAAATACTTCGTACTCGAACGCAAAAATGTCGAAATCGAATGGCAACGCGAAAATAACTCTACAGCCCTACTGATCAATACCCCAGTAATCTGTAAACCGCGCCAAGTCCAAAAAGTCGCTTAG
- a CDS encoding septum site-determining protein MinC gives MEGNARLFFGTLRSGQRLETPHSLVVIGDVNPGADLIAGGDIIVFGSLRGTAHAAAYDDENREALIVALSMQPMQLRIGSVISRGNGEHGGKAEVARIEDRHIIVETYNPRSLSRKKR, from the coding sequence ATGGAAGGCAACGCCCGACTGTTTTTCGGAACATTGCGCTCTGGCCAACGCCTCGAAACCCCACATAGCCTCGTGGTGATCGGTGACGTTAACCCCGGAGCAGATCTCATCGCCGGCGGCGACATTATCGTCTTTGGAAGCTTACGCGGAACGGCTCATGCCGCTGCCTATGATGATGAAAATCGCGAAGCACTAATCGTTGCCCTCTCAATGCAGCCAATGCAACTACGCATCGGCTCAGTCATCTCTCGCGGTAACGGAGAACATGGAGGTAAGGCTGAAGTAGCTCGCATCGAAGACCGCCACATCATTGTTGAAACTTATAATCCACGAAGTTTATCACGCAAAAAACGTTAA
- the gltX gene encoding glutamate--tRNA ligase, which yields MVRVRFAPSPTGYLHLGGARTALFNYLFAKSHGGKHILRIEDTDRERSTPEAVEAIMQGMAWLNIKYDEGPFFQSERNSIYQDYARKLLELGVAYRCTCTAQRLDQVRQEQTARSEKPQYDKLHRPKDPTPQPTELPSGQDAEPFVIRLRVPDVGEAVFNDLIIGEIRTAYKEIDDFIIIRSDGSPTYNFTVVVDDIEMQITHVIRGMDHISNTPKQMVIYQAFGVKIPDFAHVPMILGPDKQKLSKRHGATSVIEYKKDGYLADAFVNYLARLGWSHGDQEVFTRAELEKYFSLDHVGKSPAVFDQVKLLWVNSEHIKKLELSQLVSELVDFLPERGLRKPNQAELPAFSALVATLRERAKSLIEMADQCKFFLEDQVIYDEQAVKKHLTPEAKSLLQEIQVILTNLKDFDDKTIETACKALVEQKGLKLVQIAQPLRVALTGTAVSPPIFTVMSVLEKERTISRIKSCAI from the coding sequence GTGGTTAGAGTTCGTTTTGCTCCTAGTCCGACCGGTTACCTTCACCTTGGTGGAGCGCGTACGGCGCTTTTTAATTATCTCTTCGCTAAGAGTCATGGCGGCAAACATATTTTGCGCATTGAAGATACTGACCGTGAGCGTTCAACTCCGGAAGCTGTTGAAGCAATCATGCAGGGCATGGCCTGGTTGAATATTAAGTATGATGAAGGCCCCTTTTTTCAATCAGAGCGAAACAGTATTTATCAAGATTACGCGCGTAAACTTTTAGAGCTTGGTGTTGCTTATCGTTGCACCTGCACAGCTCAGCGACTTGATCAAGTCCGACAAGAGCAAACTGCGCGGTCTGAAAAGCCGCAGTATGACAAATTACACCGTCCAAAAGATCCAACTCCGCAACCGACAGAGCTACCAAGTGGTCAAGACGCTGAACCGTTTGTGATTCGTTTGCGCGTGCCTGATGTTGGCGAAGCTGTATTTAATGATTTAATCATTGGCGAGATTCGCACTGCGTATAAAGAAATTGATGATTTTATTATCATTCGCAGTGATGGCTCGCCGACCTACAATTTCACGGTTGTTGTTGATGATATTGAGATGCAAATTACGCATGTAATTCGCGGCATGGACCACATTTCTAACACTCCAAAACAAATGGTAATTTATCAAGCTTTTGGCGTGAAAATCCCAGATTTTGCCCATGTGCCGATGATTTTGGGGCCAGACAAGCAAAAGCTTTCTAAGCGTCACGGGGCGACTTCGGTAATTGAATATAAGAAAGACGGCTATCTTGCCGATGCCTTTGTGAATTACCTCGCCCGCTTAGGTTGGAGCCACGGCGACCAAGAGGTTTTTACGCGTGCGGAGCTGGAAAAATATTTCTCGCTAGATCACGTTGGAAAAAGTCCTGCAGTATTTGATCAGGTAAAATTACTTTGGGTTAATAGTGAGCACATTAAGAAGCTTGAACTGAGTCAATTAGTGAGTGAGTTAGTTGATTTTCTTCCAGAGCGTGGGCTGCGTAAACCCAATCAAGCTGAACTTCCAGCCTTTAGTGCATTAGTTGCAACACTCAGGGAGCGTGCCAAGTCCTTAATTGAGATGGCCGACCAATGTAAATTTTTTCTTGAAGACCAAGTTATTTATGACGAGCAGGCAGTTAAGAAGCATTTAACGCCTGAGGCAAAATCTTTACTCCAAGAGATCCAGGTGATTCTCACAAATCTTAAAGATTTTGATGACAAGACAATTGAAACCGCTTGTAAGGCCTTAGTCGAGCAAAAAGGCTTAAAGCTTGTACAAATTGCTCAGCCGCTACGCGTCGCCTTGACTGGCACAGCAGTTAGTCCTCCGATTTTTACGGTGATGAGTGTTTTAGAAAAGGAGCGGACGATCTCGCGGATTAAGTCTTGCGCGATTTAA